A single Campylobacter hyointestinalis subsp. hyointestinalis DNA region contains:
- the rpsT gene encoding 30S ribosomal protein S20, which yields MANHKSAEKRARQTIKRTERNRFYRTRLKNLTKAVRVAVANGDKDAALLALKDVNKNFHSFVSKGFLKKETASRKVSRLAKLVSTLAA from the coding sequence ATGGCAAACCACAAATCTGCTGAAAAAAGAGCAAGACAAACTATAAAAAGAACTGAGAGAAATAGATTTTACCGTACAAGACTTAAAAATTTAACTAAAGCGGTAAGAGTTGCAGTAGCAAACGGCGACAAAGACGCTGCTCTACTTGCTTTAAAAGATGTAAATAAAAACTTCCACAGCTTTGTAAGCAAAGGATTTCTTAAAAAAGAAACTGCTTCTAGAAAAGTTAGTCGCTTAGCAAAACTTGTTAGTACTTTAGCTGCATAA
- the prfA gene encoding peptide chain release factor 1 has protein sequence MLADKLRPFLDRYDELDTLLSDPSVINDISRMTKLSKEQRNLEPIKDAAERYLNILNSIEENKTLLEDPELGELAKDELKALETELPKLEEEIKLLLLPKDPNDEKNIFLELRAGTGGDEAALFVGDLATAYIRYTEERGYKYEIVSSSEGSAGGYKELILLIKGEGAYSRLKYEGGTHRVQRVPETESQGRVHTSAITVAIMPEIEDSEIDINPNDLKIDVMRSSGHGGQSVNTTDSAVRVTHIPTGLVVVNQDGKSQHKNKDAAIKVLKARLYDMQERERREKESKERKDQVGTGDRSGRIRTYNYPQNRISDHRINLTLYRLDAIMAAGLFDEIIDPLIAHYQAEAIANAGL, from the coding sequence ATGTTAGCTGACAAACTACGTCCTTTTTTAGATCGCTACGATGAGCTAGATACTCTGCTTAGCGATCCATCGGTCATAAATGATATATCTCGTATGACCAAACTCTCAAAAGAGCAAAGAAACTTAGAACCTATAAAAGACGCCGCCGAGAGATACTTAAACATCTTAAACTCTATAGAAGAAAATAAAACTCTACTTGAAGATCCAGAACTAGGCGAACTCGCTAAAGATGAATTAAAAGCGCTAGAAACAGAGCTTCCAAAGTTAGAAGAAGAGATAAAACTTTTGCTTCTTCCAAAAGATCCAAATGATGAGAAAAACATCTTTTTAGAACTACGCGCTGGTACCGGCGGCGATGAGGCGGCTTTATTTGTAGGAGACTTAGCTACTGCTTATATAAGATATACCGAAGAGCGTGGCTACAAATACGAAATAGTAAGTTCAAGTGAAGGAAGCGCGGGCGGATATAAGGAGTTGATCTTACTCATAAAAGGCGAAGGTGCTTACTCAAGACTTAAGTATGAAGGCGGAACACACAGAGTTCAAAGAGTGCCAGAAACAGAAAGTCAAGGTAGAGTACATACTTCAGCTATCACAGTGGCCATTATGCCTGAAATTGAAGATAGCGAGATAGATATAAATCCAAACGATCTTAAAATAGACGTTATGAGAAGCTCAGGTCATGGCGGACAATCAGTAAATACCACAGATAGCGCCGTGCGCGTAACTCACATACCAACAGGCTTAGTCGTCGTCAATCAAGATGGTAAAAGCCAACACAAAAACAAAGACGCTGCTATAAAAGTCTTAAAAGCTAGGCTTTACGATATGCAAGAACGTGAACGTAGAGAAAAAGAGAGCAAAGAGCGTAAGGATCAAGTAGGAACCGGAGATAGAAGTGGTCGAATTCGCACGTATAACTACCCACAAAACCGCATCAGTGATCACCGCATAAATCTCACTCTTTATAGGCTAGATGCCATAATGGCAGCAGGACTTTTTGACGAGATCATAGATCCACTCATCGCCCACTACCAAGCAGAAGCCATAGCAAACGCCGGACTATAG
- a CDS encoding sulfatase-like hydrolase/transferase: protein MKRTSYFFTFAFFVFAMVLIARFKVTPVAIIFTALQFGILFLAMFALSGQWLRSVNFASTLLVCVYYISNLTYHYYKKPLFSSDFLLFFDTENWGIILEYKELIFIILLYILVLLFGIFAYRDTKRVSIKFRIISIFGLVCLIFSNCILIRQKFIMENWLKTFPEAKEINMNLAMSLVNMSYQAPYFDDSYPYFEDKMSRIRPYKVSNLKPNLVLFLQESTVDVTYYKGDLKQVDMFKGDDFKFKSLARVHTFGGETFKSEFEILTGLSVNDFGVNSSTVFYNVTEHLSHSLPKMLKEHGYYVISLNPLVSKYFNVYNAYKDLGVDKYFHPYDLECGKEFKNGDSYKNLWKISSKKLGECVKEIYNKYKDKEPLFIYATTIDEHVPYDRASKVEYGLDKFYPKDQALVLSDYYKRQIDLSDATLDFDKFMKNTNKPYVFAYFGDHHGILGLKENDLLLPHKNPFFITGFYTKGSEEIQKLTTTELSELGLNTSVLLELMQIKPNKYFEAIYAMRKLCGAVETCKDKNLTKSYKSYIYDYLKVASQNSNR from the coding sequence GTGAAGCGTACTTCATATTTTTTCACTTTCGCGTTTTTTGTATTTGCAATGGTTTTGATCGCTAGGTTTAAAGTCACTCCAGTGGCGATTATTTTTACTGCTTTACAGTTTGGAATACTATTTTTAGCGATGTTTGCACTAAGCGGGCAATGGCTAAGAAGTGTAAATTTTGCTAGTACCTTGCTTGTATGCGTTTATTATATATCAAATTTAACTTATCATTACTATAAAAAACCTCTGTTTTCGTCTGATTTTTTACTGTTTTTCGACACTGAAAACTGGGGAATAATACTTGAGTATAAAGAGCTTATATTTATAATTTTGCTATATATTTTGGTGCTACTTTTTGGTATATTTGCATATCGTGACACAAAAAGAGTGAGTATTAAATTTAGAATTATCTCTATTTTTGGACTTGTTTGTTTGATCTTTAGTAACTGTATTTTAATACGTCAAAAATTTATTATGGAAAATTGGCTAAAAACATTTCCAGAAGCCAAAGAGATAAATATGAATCTCGCGATGTCTTTAGTAAATATGAGCTATCAAGCGCCGTATTTTGATGATTCTTATCCATATTTTGAAGATAAAATGAGCAGAATTCGTCCTTATAAAGTATCAAATTTAAAGCCAAATTTAGTTCTTTTTTTGCAAGAATCCACTGTAGATGTAACGTACTATAAAGGCGATCTAAAGCAAGTAGATATGTTTAAAGGAGATGATTTTAAATTTAAATCACTAGCTAGAGTTCATACGTTTGGCGGTGAGACGTTTAAGAGCGAATTTGAGATTTTAACAGGGCTTAGCGTAAATGATTTTGGGGTAAATTCATCTACCGTATTTTACAATGTAACAGAGCATTTGAGTCATTCGCTGCCTAAAATGTTAAAAGAGCATGGATACTACGTCATTTCGCTAAATCCATTGGTGTCAAAATATTTTAACGTTTATAATGCATATAAGGATCTAGGAGTTGATAAATATTTTCACCCATACGATCTTGAGTGCGGTAAAGAATTTAAAAATGGAGACTCATATAAGAATTTATGGAAGATATCTTCTAAAAAGCTAGGTGAGTGTGTAAAGGAAATTTACAACAAATATAAAGATAAAGAGCCGCTATTTATCTATGCCACTACTATTGATGAACATGTGCCTTATGACAGAGCGAGTAAGGTAGAGTATGGGCTTGATAAGTTTTATCCTAAAGATCAGGCTTTGGTTCTTAGTGATTATTATAAAAGACAAATAGATCTTAGTGATGCGACTTTGGACTTTGATAAATTTATGAAAAATACGAATAAACCTTATGTTTTTGCATATTTTGGGGATCATCATGGGATCTTGGGACTAAAAGAAAATGACTTGCTTTTACCCCATAAAAATCCATTTTTTATAACCGGTTTTTATACAAAAGGCAGTGAAGAGATACAAAAACTTACGACTACTGAGTTAAGTGAGCTTGGACTAAATACTTCTGTGCTTTTAGAGCTTATGCAAATCAAGCCAAACAAATATTTTGAAGCGATCTACGCGATGAGAAAGCTTTGTGGAGCGGTTGAGACTTGCAAAGATAAAAATCTCACAAAATCATATAAAAGTTATATTTATGATTATTTAAAAGTCGCAAGTCAAAATTCAAATAGATAA
- a CDS encoding MmcQ/YjbR family DNA-binding protein has product MCPKKYGTTPDYPWERYPKYAVLRHLKNKKWYGVFLCIPRNKLGLNGDDMVDVLNLKCEKDLAILLKDGKTILPAYHMNKKNWISILLEEANEEMVLDLIAQSYELTL; this is encoded by the coding sequence ATATGTCCAAAAAAGTATGGCACGACACCTGATTATCCCTGGGAAAGATACCCAAAATACGCTGTTTTAAGGCATTTGAAAAATAAAAAATGGTATGGAGTTTTTCTTTGCATACCAAGAAACAAGCTAGGATTAAACGGAGATGATATGGTCGATGTTTTAAATTTAAAGTGTGAAAAAGATCTGGCTATTTTGTTAAAAGATGGCAAAACTATACTTCCAGCGTACCATATGAACAAAAAGAACTGGATATCGATCTTACTTGAAGAAGCAAACGAAGAGATGGTTTTGGATCTCATCGCTCAGAGTTATGAGCTAACTCTTTAA
- a CDS encoding isochorismatase family protein produces MDSIVVVIDMQTKLLNVMSDKNLVQNSVKFLKIANELGLKVIATQQYKKGLGDTDEQILNLINSKIFDKLEFSAFNAIKDEILEYKNVILIGVEAHICVYQSARDLLKNGYSVTLVDECVGSRNERNKELAFLNLKGVAIKSAEMIAFEMMQSAEHTKFKDISNLIK; encoded by the coding sequence ATGGATAGTATAGTTGTAGTTATCGATATGCAAACTAAGCTTTTAAATGTGATGAGTGATAAAAATTTGGTGCAAAATAGCGTTAAATTTCTAAAAATAGCAAATGAGCTAGGACTTAAGGTGATCGCTACTCAGCAGTATAAAAAAGGTCTTGGCGATACCGATGAACAGATACTAAATTTGATAAACTCTAAGATATTTGATAAGTTGGAATTCTCAGCCTTTAACGCTATAAAAGATGAAATTTTAGAGTATAAAAACGTGATTTTGATTGGAGTAGAAGCCCATATCTGCGTATATCAAAGTGCAAGAGATCTGCTAAAGAATGGCTATAGCGTGACTTTGGTAGATGAGTGCGTGGGTAGTAGAAACGAAAGAAATAAAGAACTTGCTTTTTTAAATTTAAAAGGTGTAGCTATAAAATCTGCTGAAATGATAGCGTTTGAGATGATGCAAAGTGCCGAGCATACTAAATTTAAAGATATCTCAAACTTGATAAAATAA
- a CDS encoding exodeoxyribonuclease III, whose amino-acid sequence MKLISWNVNGLRAALGKESFAWLSEHKPDFLGLQEIKVSEDKIPAEIYNLGFENISVNSAKRPGYSGVMSLSNLKSQNLKSQFFDDDEGRVLEHKFGNTYLFNIYFPNGQQGDERLAYKIDFYDKFLAYINALVGDGKEVIFCGDVNTAHREIDLKNPKANSKTSGFLPCERAWIDRVISSGFIDTFRFINGDKEDAYSWWSYRFNARAKNVGWRIDYFFISSNLKDRLKDAFILDGIEGSDHCPVGIEIDL is encoded by the coding sequence TTGAAACTAATCTCGTGGAACGTAAATGGGCTTAGAGCAGCTCTTGGAAAGGAGTCTTTTGCGTGGCTGAGTGAGCATAAACCAGACTTTTTAGGCTTACAAGAGATAAAAGTAAGTGAAGATAAGATACCAGCAGAAATTTATAATCTAGGATTTGAAAATATATCTGTAAATTCAGCTAAAAGACCGGGCTATTCAGGCGTGATGAGTTTGTCGAATTTAAAATCACAAAATCTAAAATCGCAGTTTTTTGATGATGATGAGGGCAGAGTTTTGGAACATAAATTTGGTAATACTTATCTTTTTAATATATATTTTCCAAACGGTCAGCAAGGTGATGAGAGACTAGCGTATAAGATTGATTTTTATGATAAATTTCTAGCTTATATCAATGCTTTGGTTGGTGATGGCAAAGAGGTGATATTTTGCGGTGATGTAAATACCGCTCACCGTGAAATCGACCTAAAAAATCCAAAAGCCAACTCCAAAACAAGCGGATTTTTGCCGTGTGAAAGAGCGTGGATAGATAGGGTTATTAGCAGTGGATTTATAGATACTTTTAGATTTATAAATGGCGATAAAGAGGACGCATACTCGTGGTGGAGTTATAGATTTAACGCAAGGGCTAAAAACGTCGGTTGGCGGATCGATTATTTTTTCATCAGCTCAAATTTAAAAGATAGATTAAAGGATGCATTTATACTCGATGGCATCGAGGGTAGTGATCACTGCCCAGTGGGTATCGAGATAGATTTATAA
- a CDS encoding phosphoethanolamine transferase, whose protein sequence is MTMSSNKFILYFALFITVLNYQFFAFAFKNVDFYDNVLVLLTLPILFFSLIVFIFSLLFLPYITKALAIFLTIIGVVGAYFMSTYSVIIDSEMIRNALQTDAKEVKDLLNLNMIFWVALAAVAIFLIIKVKITKTNMLKALKYRSLLCATSLILFGLLFAGLSKSYIPFFRTYNHLRFFSTPFYPLYSSYKYVKSLAPKAEFKAIGLDAKQTKEQKKLFVFVAGETARSANYSLNGYEIHDTNPYSKANEILSFSKFSSCGTSTAISLPCMFSNLTRSNFSPDIAANTGNLLDVLETAGINVSWIGNNSGYCKGVCVRLKDAKDFGGDSYDGVMLEEIQNKIQNAKESSFIVVHLQGSHGPTYFKRYPKEFSKFSPTCDTATLKDCTYEEIVNTYDNTILYTDYIINQIVDMLKESKFQTGLFYVSDHGESLGENGVYLHGAPYFLAPDFQTKVPAMLWLKDKNQLENLKSLKDKSFSQDNIFHTMLGFFGIQTSVYDKNLDIMQEGEQK, encoded by the coding sequence ATGACTATGAGTTCAAATAAGTTTATCTTATATTTCGCACTATTTATTACAGTGTTGAATTATCAGTTTTTCGCATTTGCATTCAAGAATGTGGACTTTTATGACAATGTCCTTGTTCTGCTGACACTACCCATACTATTTTTCTCACTAATAGTTTTCATTTTTAGCTTACTGTTTTTACCATACATAACAAAAGCTTTAGCAATATTTTTAACCATTATAGGCGTTGTAGGTGCGTATTTTATGAGCACTTACTCAGTCATAATAGACAGCGAGATGATAAGAAACGCACTCCAAACGGACGCTAAAGAGGTAAAAGACCTATTAAATTTAAATATGATATTTTGGGTAGCTCTAGCTGCTGTAGCTATATTTTTAATAATCAAAGTAAAAATAACCAAAACAAATATGCTAAAAGCCCTAAAATACAGAAGTTTGCTCTGTGCTACTTCGCTTATACTTTTTGGTCTGCTTTTTGCAGGTTTGAGTAAAAGCTATATTCCATTTTTTAGAACTTACAATCACTTAAGATTTTTTAGTACTCCTTTTTATCCTTTGTATTCAAGCTACAAATATGTCAAATCTCTAGCTCCAAAAGCCGAGTTTAAAGCTATAGGGCTTGATGCAAAACAGACAAAAGAGCAAAAAAAGCTATTTGTTTTTGTAGCAGGAGAGACTGCTAGATCGGCGAACTATTCATTAAACGGTTATGAAATACACGACACAAATCCATACTCAAAAGCAAACGAAATACTCAGCTTTTCTAAATTTAGCTCTTGCGGAACATCTACTGCTATAAGCTTGCCTTGCATGTTTTCAAATTTAACAAGGAGCAATTTTTCGCCAGACATCGCTGCAAATACGGGTAATCTACTAGATGTTTTAGAAACTGCTGGTATAAACGTAAGCTGGATAGGAAATAACTCTGGGTATTGCAAAGGCGTGTGCGTACGCCTAAAAGATGCTAAAGATTTTGGCGGCGATAGTTATGATGGAGTTATGCTTGAAGAGATACAAAACAAAATTCAAAATGCCAAAGAAAGTAGCTTTATAGTAGTTCATCTCCAAGGCAGTCACGGACCTACATACTTCAAAAGATATCCAAAAGAATTTAGTAAATTTAGCCCTACTTGCGACACGGCTACGTTAAAAGACTGCACTTATGAAGAGATAGTAAATACCTATGATAACACTATTTTATACACGGATTATATAATAAATCAAATAGTAGATATGCTAAAAGAAAGTAAATTTCAAACAGGGCTATTTTACGTAAGCGATCACGGCGAGAGCCTTGGAGAAAATGGGGTTTATCTCCATGGAGCACCATATTTTTTAGCACCAGATTTCCAAACTAAAGTCCCTGCAATGCTATGGCTAAAAGATAAAAATCAGCTAGAAAATTTAAAAAGCCTAAAAGACAAGAGCTTTTCACAAGACAATATTTTTCACACTATGCTGGGATTTTTTGGTATCCAAACAAGTGTCTATGATAAAAACTTAGATATAATGCAAGAAGGAGAACAAAAGTGA
- a CDS encoding diacylglycerol kinase, translating to MRNQPKYNFFKNSSYALQGLKDIYENEKSFKIELAIILPLLVVQVFLNLSLEGHLILVISLFGIIITECINSGIERCVDLACKEQNLLAKKAKDAGAAAVFLSIGVASLVWIIVILKLIF from the coding sequence GTGAGAAACCAGCCAAAATATAACTTTTTTAAAAATAGCTCATATGCCTTGCAAGGGCTAAAAGATATCTATGAAAACGAAAAGAGCTTTAAGATAGAGCTAGCCATCATCTTACCGCTTTTAGTAGTACAGGTATTTTTAAATTTAAGCTTAGAAGGGCATTTGATATTAGTCATTTCTTTATTTGGTATAATTATAACCGAGTGCATAAACTCTGGTATCGAAAGATGCGTGGATCTAGCTTGCAAAGAGCAGAATCTACTTGCGAAAAAAGCCAAAGACGCAGGTGCGGCAGCAGTGTTTTTGAGCATAGGAGTAGCTAGTTTAGTATGGATAATTGTTATCTTAAAACTGATATTCTAA
- a CDS encoding replication/maintenance protein RepL, which produces MDNCYLKTDILNGIFKKLIGDKKVQILEFLADNCDEEGFFKFNINEICELLNTSKPTVIATFKILEDKKILYKIKNGLYKLNLKDELSRS; this is translated from the coding sequence ATGGATAATTGTTATCTTAAAACTGATATTCTAAATGGAATTTTCAAAAAGCTTATCGGAGACAAAAAAGTTCAAATTTTGGAATTTTTAGCCGATAACTGCGATGAAGAGGGATTTTTTAAATTTAATATCAATGAAATTTGTGAGCTTCTAAATACGAGCAAACCAACTGTGATAGCTACTTTTAAAATATTAGAAGATAAAAAGATCCTATACAAGATAAAAAACGGACTTTATAAGCTCAATCTAAAAGATGAGTTATCAAGATCTTAA
- a CDS encoding manganese efflux pump MntP produces the protein MELLFLAIALAMDSVAISMANGAKCFNIKFGSIIKMSFIFGLAGAVMPTIGYFLGLSFVKFISAIDHYIAFVILLFLGIKMIKESRNVSEECTLNLTLRMLVLGAFATSIDALAVGVTFSFTNADIAFSALVIGMVCFLLCVLGSYIGKMLGDKLESKALILGGIILILIGFKILITHLLD, from the coding sequence ATGGAACTTCTCTTTTTGGCTATAGCTCTAGCGATGGATAGCGTAGCGATCAGTATGGCAAACGGCGCCAAATGTTTTAATATCAAATTTGGCTCTATTATAAAAATGTCTTTTATATTTGGATTAGCTGGGGCCGTAATGCCGACTATAGGCTATTTTTTAGGGCTTAGCTTTGTTAAGTTTATATCTGCGATAGATCATTATATAGCCTTTGTAATACTGCTATTTTTAGGTATAAAAATGATAAAAGAAAGTAGAAACGTATCTGAAGAATGCACCTTGAATTTGACTCTAAGAATGCTTGTCTTAGGCGCATTTGCGACTAGTATAGATGCGTTAGCTGTAGGTGTGACGTTTAGTTTTACTAACGCCGATATAGCTTTTAGTGCTTTAGTTATCGGCATGGTTTGCTTTTTACTTTGTGTGTTAGGTAGCTACATAGGTAAAATGCTAGGCGATAAGCTAGAGAGCAAAGCCTTGATTCTTGGCGGAATTATACTTATTTTGATAGGCTTTAAGATCTTGATAACTCATCTTTTAGATTGA
- a CDS encoding DMT family transporter: MRKNVIAELLLVFVALSWGSTFLPVAEAIKSVNVFSFLFWRFLLATILMFILTIKLAKFDKKSMLYGSLLGFFLFCGFAFQTYALKFAYTSTVAFITGLNVVLVPFLMLIFFKERVNKFAFGGAIIAVFGLYFLSGSGGISPGPGEILAIICAFAYALHIAFTGVLIPKCNIFALVCFQFLTVGVLSFFGAVFFESGTYEFSIIGGLEANLSAKFIVAVLVCALFATVFAFFIQSWAQIYTTPTKTALIFTLEPVSAGIIGYFFANEILSTLQLIGAAMILFGVLFSEIGSNLISLKDSFLKLSK, translated from the coding sequence GTGAGAAAAAATGTCATAGCCGAGCTACTTTTGGTATTTGTAGCATTGTCGTGGGGAAGTACGTTTTTACCAGTTGCCGAAGCGATAAAAAGCGTAAATGTATTTAGTTTTTTATTTTGGCGATTTTTGCTAGCAACCATCCTTATGTTCATACTCACCATAAAATTAGCTAAATTTGATAAAAAATCTATGCTTTATGGCTCACTTCTTGGTTTTTTCTTATTTTGTGGATTTGCATTTCAAACATACGCTTTAAAATTCGCATACACCTCAACAGTAGCTTTCATCACCGGATTAAACGTCGTTTTAGTGCCGTTTTTAATGCTGATATTTTTCAAAGAGCGGGTAAATAAATTTGCATTTGGAGGCGCTATCATAGCCGTATTCGGACTGTATTTTCTAAGCGGAAGTGGTGGAATTTCACCTGGACCAGGCGAGATCTTAGCTATCATATGCGCTTTTGCTTACGCTCTTCACATCGCATTTACAGGAGTTTTGATACCAAAGTGCAATATCTTCGCACTTGTTTGCTTCCAGTTTTTGACAGTAGGCGTTCTTAGTTTTTTTGGCGCAGTATTTTTTGAGAGCGGTACTTATGAGTTTAGCATAATAGGTGGTTTAGAAGCGAATTTGAGCGCAAAGTTTATAGTAGCAGTCTTGGTTTGCGCACTGTTTGCTACCGTATTTGCGTTTTTTATTCAAAGCTGGGCGCAAATTTATACAACTCCTACGAAAACTGCTCTCATTTTTACGCTTGAACCAGTTAGCGCAGGTATTATAGGCTACTTTTTTGCAAATGAAATTTTAAGCACCTTACAGCTTATCGGTGCCGCAATGATACTTTTTGGAGTTCTATTTAGTGAGATAGGATCAAATTTGATCAGTCTCAAAGATAGCTTTTTAAAGCTATCTAAATAA
- a CDS encoding metal ABC transporter permease: MLDALSFSFMQNALMAGVLVSIACGIIGSLTVINKMTFIAGGIAHGAYGGIGIAFFLGLAPLFGATIFALMLGMLIAFISLKNRDRTDSIIGALWAFGMAIGIVFTDLTPGYNVDLMSYLFGSILAVPNSDLWFMGILDVLFLLFIVVLYPQICAMSFDSEFAKLRGVKVTFLYYLMIALMALCVVATIRVVGLILVIALLTVPPYIAEKFSPNLCVMMILASILSTLFTISGLWLSFSFNLSGGASIILVATATFFATLLFSRFKKLFR, translated from the coding sequence ATGCTTGATGCTTTGAGCTTTTCTTTTATGCAAAATGCACTTATGGCTGGAGTTTTAGTTAGCATTGCTTGTGGGATCATCGGCTCACTTACTGTCATAAACAAAATGACTTTTATAGCAGGAGGTATTGCTCATGGAGCTTATGGTGGTATTGGCATAGCTTTTTTTCTAGGACTTGCTCCTTTGTTTGGTGCGACTATCTTTGCTTTGATGCTCGGAATGCTTATCGCATTTATAAGCCTTAAAAATAGAGATCGCACCGATAGTATCATAGGCGCTTTATGGGCTTTTGGTATGGCGATCGGTATCGTTTTTACGGATCTCACGCCAGGATATAACGTGGATTTGATGAGCTATCTTTTTGGCTCGATACTGGCTGTACCAAACAGTGATCTGTGGTTTATGGGTATTTTGGATGTTTTATTTTTACTCTTTATCGTTGTTCTTTATCCACAAATTTGTGCTATGAGTTTTGATAGCGAGTTTGCAAAACTTAGAGGCGTTAAAGTGACGTTTTTGTACTATTTGATGATAGCTTTAATGGCGCTTTGTGTTGTGGCTACTATAAGAGTTGTGGGGCTTATACTCGTGATAGCACTTCTTACCGTACCACCTTATATAGCTGAGAAATTTAGTCCGAATTTATGTGTGATGATGATTTTAGCATCTATTCTTTCTACTTTATTTACTATATCAGGACTTTGGCTAAGCTTTAGTTTTAACCTAAGCGGTGGGGCTAGCATTATCTTGGTGGCGACTGCGACGTTTTTTGCGACTTTGTTATTTTCAAGATTTAAAAAGTTATTTAGATAG
- a CDS encoding metal ABC transporter ATP-binding protein, producing MKIEIDNLSFRYDDCYVLKDIDLAYDSKDFLSIIGPNGGGKSTLLKLMVGLLKPEKGTIKFSGISQSEISKSIGYVPQNIPVNSLFPMSVLEVVLMGRCKSSSFCFYSKRDKELALDALKKVSMQDFYKRDIKGLSGGQRQRVYIARALCSDAGVLMLDEPTASIDSRGQVDIYNTLKNLNKNGIGIIMISHDINMAINFADKAAYVNKELFLHDINTENRPNFINHLASEHSHFCDVELLLGECGCKKGEGNA from the coding sequence ATGAAGATAGAGATTGATAATCTTAGTTTTAGATATGATGATTGCTATGTTTTAAAAGATATTGATTTGGCTTACGACTCAAAGGACTTTTTGAGTATCATAGGACCTAATGGCGGTGGAAAAAGTACGCTTTTAAAGCTTATGGTGGGACTTTTAAAACCTGAAAAAGGAACTATTAAATTTAGCGGAATTTCGCAAAGTGAAATTTCAAAATCTATCGGTTATGTACCGCAAAATATACCGGTTAATAGCCTATTTCCTATGAGTGTTTTAGAGGTTGTTCTGATGGGGCGCTGTAAAAGTAGTAGTTTTTGTTTTTACTCTAAAAGAGATAAAGAGCTAGCCCTTGACGCACTAAAAAAAGTCTCAATGCAAGATTTTTATAAAAGAGATATAAAGGGTCTAAGTGGCGGTCAAAGACAAAGAGTTTATATAGCAAGAGCACTTTGTAGCGACGCAGGCGTGCTAATGCTTGATGAACCAACAGCTAGTATAGACTCACGCGGACAAGTAGATATCTACAATACGTTAAAAAATCTTAATAAAAATGGGATAGGGATCATTATGATAAGTCACGATATAAATATGGCGATAAACTTTGCAGACAAGGCAGCTTACGTAAATAAAGAGCTGTTTCTTCATGATATCAACACCGAAAATAGACCGAATTTCATAAATCATCTAGCTAGTGAACATAGCCATTTTTGCGATGTTGAGCTGCTGCTTGGCGAGTGCGGTTGTAAAAAAGGAGAGGGAAATGCTTGA